The DNA window AGTTGAAGGAAAAGTACCTGCCGAACATGTATTCCGGCGTATGGTCTGGCGCGATGGACCTGACCGAGCCGCACGCGGGTACTGATTTGGGTATTATTCGCACCAAGGCTGAGCCGAACGATGACGGGTCTTTCAACGTCACCGGCACCAAGATTTTCATCACTTGGGGCGAGCACGACATGGCGGAGAACATCATCCACCTGGTGCTGGCCAAGCTCCCGGATGCGCCGAAAGGACCGAAGGGCATCTCTTTGTTTCTGGTTCCGAAGTTCATGGTTAACGACGACGGCTCCCTGGGCGAGCGTAACCAGTTCAGCTGTGGCTCCATTGAAAAGAAAATGGGCATCAAAGGTTCTGCTACTTGCGTCATGAACTTTGATGGTGCCAAAGGCTGGTTAATCGGCGAAGAAAACAAAGGCCTGAACGCCATGTTTACCATGATGAACTATGAGCGTCTGGGCGTTGGCATCCAGGGCATTGGCGCTGCTGAGGCCTCCCTGCAAAGCGCTCGCGAATACGCCAACGAGCGTATCCAAAGCCGTGCACCCACCGGTGCCCAGCAGCCAGAAAAAGCCGCAGACCCGATTCTGGTGCACCCAGACGTGCGTCGTATGCTGCTGACCATGAAGAGCTACGTTGAAGGCGGCCGTGCTTTCTCAACTTACGTGGCCAAGTGGCTGGACATCTCCAAGTACTCCGACAACGACGAACAGCGCAAGCACGCCGAAGGCATGGTTGCTCTGCTGACTCCGGTTGCCAAAGCCTTCCTGACCGACCGTGGTCTGGATACCACCATCATCGGCCAGCAGGTCTTCGGTGGTCACGGTTTCATTCGTGAGTGGGGCCAGGAGCAGTTGGTTCGTGACTGCCGTATCACACAGATCTACGAAGGCACCAATGGTATACAGGCAATGGACCTGATGGGCCGTAAAGTTGTGGCGAGCCAGGGCAAGCTGTTCGAACTCTTCGCAGAAGACGTGGGTGCATTCATCGAAGAAAACAGCGCTGACGAAGCGCTGCGCCCCTATTTGGAGCCGCTGGCGGCTGCGCTGGAGCGACTGGCTGACACCACTGAGCACGTTATCAAGCAGGCGGCTGAAAACCCCAGCGCCGTTGGCGCTGCGGCAGTCGACTACCTGGACATGTTCGGTTACACCGCGCTGGCCTACATGTGGGCGAAAGCGGTTAAAGCTGCTGCACCGAAGGCAGAAGGTGACACCTCCGGCTTCTACACCGGCAAACTGAAAACAGCACGCTTCTACTTCGAGCGTCTGCTGCCGAAAGCGGTGTCACTGGCTGAAGGCATCCGCAGTGGCAGCGATGCCATGATGGCGCTGGATGCGAACGAAATCTAAACCGATTTCTTAGGTCCGGTAACTGAAAAGCAGGCCTAAGTGGCCTGCTTTTTTGTGGGTACTAATAAAGGGGTCTGAAAGCTGTATCGCGCACACCCTCATGCACCCAAGTTGGTTTTACAGGTGATTCATCAGGTCAGGATTGGTCACAAACGGATTCTCATTACCTTGAACCTCTGCCACCCTGCGATGCCGAGTTAGCTCCTTGTCATCCGGCGGGTCAAGCTTACTCCAGCTTTGAAACACCGGAGTCGCCCCCAGCCACGGCAAATCATAAGTATCCACCATATAGGCCATGGTGCGAGCAACATCACCCTTAATGCGCTCTGCCGGCTCAAAGAATTGATTGTTCGTGCGAATACCGCACTCATCCCGATCGGTCGCCTTGCTTAAATCTTCATAACGCGCCGTCCGACGTTTCAGTTCAATACGACTACGGACCGGCACCGTATTGTGTAAATCCGACGCAATCTGCCGATAACGATTGTCACGCTTGCACTGGGACTTCGTACCGCAATCCAAGGCTGACCGAATATCTGCGAGCGGATAAATATGCCCATCGGTCATCACAAAACCTTTGGACTTAAACGGCTCATCACAGAAAAAAGACGAACCGCCGTCCGCATAAATATTGCCCCAAAACTCATTCTTCACAACAGAATCGGGATCGCTGAACCGAGTGTTTTGGGCGATCACCATGCCGGTTGAAAGAGCGATAGCAAGTGTCGTGGGTATGGCTATTATTTTTTTCATGGTCCATGTGCCTCACATCGTACATCGAGTGCCAGAGCCAATTAGAGAGCTGGCTAAATGATCAAATCGCCGAAATTATGACAGCGTGATCATTTATTAATGCGAAGTATGACACAGTGGTGATTTGCTAGAAGCGGGTTTGGCCTGATTAATGTGTATGTTTGTTACACATTAATCAGTGGGCGCCGGCAAGCAGAGCCGAAAGATCTCTGAGATGGTGCCACGGCGGAAGATCGCCGTATCCCTTGGCCGCGCGATCGGTAGTACCGCAAAGCTGAATGGCACGATGCAATTGAGCCAAGCTTAGCCTGCGCGCTGCCTGCTGGATAGCCCCCGCTCGCTTGGGCTGGAACACCCCGCGCTTTTTCAGAAAGCTGGCCGGATTATCGCCAGGGGGCAGGGCTGTTTTCAGTTCAATGATCAGATGCAGATCTCGAACCAGCACACTGAGCAAGCCCAATGGGTTTTCGCCTTCCTGTTGCAGAATACCGATGATCTTTCCAGCATGGGCCGCCTTGCCCGCGAGAAGTTCAGTAACCAACTCAAATCCGTTAAATCGCGCGCTGTCCTGAACCGCCATTTCGATGGTTTCTTCATCGATGGTTTGGCCGTCCGCGAGAAGGGTCAGCCGGTCCAGTTCCTGACTGGCGGCAAGCAGGTTGCCCTCTAGCCGCTCTGACAGCATCGTCAGGGCTGCGCGGGTAATGTGCAGGCCATGGTTGCTGGCCCGCTGTTGCAGCCAGCCGGTAAATTTGTCCGAATCCACAGGCCAAACCGGTACATGCACGCCATTGGCCTGTAAATCCTTGTACCACTTACGTTTGGTTTCGGCGGCATCGAGTTTGGCGCTGATCAGCAGCAGAATAACGTCTTCCGGCGGGGATTGGAGTATCTGCTCCATCACCTTTCGGCCATCACCGAGTTTTCCGGTAGGCAAGTGAATCTCAATGCGCCGTTTTTCGGCGAACAGCGACATGGCATTGCATTCGTTAGCCACCGAACCCCAGTCCAGCTGTTGGTCAGCGTGATAGGTCAGGCGGTCATGAAAACCGGCACTCTTGGCAGCCTTACGTATCTGGTCACAGCACTCCTGAACCAGTAGCGGTTCATCGCCCGAGACGAGGTAAACCGGTGCAAGACCCTTTTTTAACGTTTGAGGGAGTTGGCCGGCCTGAA is part of the Marinobacter sp. JH2 genome and encodes:
- the holA gene encoding DNA polymerase III subunit delta; this encodes MKIQAGQLPQTLKKGLAPVYLVSGDEPLLVQECCDQIRKAAKSAGFHDRLTYHADQQLDWGSVANECNAMSLFAEKRRIEIHLPTGKLGDGRKVMEQILQSPPEDVILLLISAKLDAAETKRKWYKDLQANGVHVPVWPVDSDKFTGWLQQRASNHGLHITRAALTMLSERLEGNLLAASQELDRLTLLADGQTIDEETIEMAVQDSARFNGFELVTELLAGKAAHAGKIIGILQQEGENPLGLLSVLVRDLHLIIELKTALPPGDNPASFLKKRGVFQPKRAGAIQQAARRLSLAQLHRAIQLCGTTDRAAKGYGDLPPWHHLRDLSALLAGAH
- a CDS encoding endonuclease, which translates into the protein MKKIIAIPTTLAIALSTGMVIAQNTRFSDPDSVVKNEFWGNIYADGGSSFFCDEPFKSKGFVMTDGHIYPLADIRSALDCGTKSQCKRDNRYRQIASDLHNTVPVRSRIELKRRTARYEDLSKATDRDECGIRTNNQFFEPAERIKGDVARTMAYMVDTYDLPWLGATPVFQSWSKLDPPDDKELTRHRRVAEVQGNENPFVTNPDLMNHL
- a CDS encoding acyl-CoA dehydrogenase C-terminal domain-containing protein gives rise to the protein MADYQAPLRDMSFVLNEMFDAPALWASLPRIAENVDPETADAILEEAGKITSGVLAPLNREADEQGCKWDEGEVTSPEGFKEAYQTIVDGGWNGLGGNPEFGGMGMPKTLVAQFEEMMQGANMAFGLAPMLTAGACLALNAHGSQELKEKYLPNMYSGVWSGAMDLTEPHAGTDLGIIRTKAEPNDDGSFNVTGTKIFITWGEHDMAENIIHLVLAKLPDAPKGPKGISLFLVPKFMVNDDGSLGERNQFSCGSIEKKMGIKGSATCVMNFDGAKGWLIGEENKGLNAMFTMMNYERLGVGIQGIGAAEASLQSAREYANERIQSRAPTGAQQPEKAADPILVHPDVRRMLLTMKSYVEGGRAFSTYVAKWLDISKYSDNDEQRKHAEGMVALLTPVAKAFLTDRGLDTTIIGQQVFGGHGFIREWGQEQLVRDCRITQIYEGTNGIQAMDLMGRKVVASQGKLFELFAEDVGAFIEENSADEALRPYLEPLAAALERLADTTEHVIKQAAENPSAVGAAAVDYLDMFGYTALAYMWAKAVKAAAPKAEGDTSGFYTGKLKTARFYFERLLPKAVSLAEGIRSGSDAMMALDANEI